The Malus domestica chromosome 13, GDT2T_hap1 genome includes a window with the following:
- the LOC108171026 gene encoding phosphoribulokinase, chloroplastic-like isoform X2 yields the protein MASDWMNKQTAEISRFADSRMIRLFDSNMLISNTTAVICLDDYHSLDMTWRKEKEVTMLDPRATDFDLMYKQMKAIKEGKAVEKPIYTMFLVAWILLSSSSSPKILVIEGLRAIWVL from the exons ATGGCTTCAGATTGGATGAACAAACAAACGGCGGAGATCTCGAGGTTTGCGGATTCAAGAATGATAAG GCTGTTTGACTCCAACATGCTCATCAGCAACACCACGGCGGTGATATGCTTGGATGATTACCATTCCCTAGACATGACAtggaggaaggagaaagaagtgACGATGCTAGACCCAAGAGCTACCGACTTCGATCTTATGTATAAGCAGATGAAGGCAATCAAGGAAGGGAAGGCTGTTGAGAAGCCTATTTACACAATGTTTCTGGTCGCTTGGATCCTCCTGAGCTCATCAAGTTCCCCCAAGATTCTTGTCATTGAAGGTTTACGTGCAAT TTGGGTGTTATGA
- the LOC108171026 gene encoding phosphoribulokinase, chloroplastic-like isoform X1 — protein sequence MASDWMNKQTAEISRFADSRMIRLFDSNMLISNTTAVICLDDYHSLDMTWRKEKEVTMLDPRATDFDLMYKQMKAIKEGKAVEKPIYTMFLVAWILLSSSSSPKILVIEGLRAICMLQSLNWIPRSRMITH from the exons ATGGCTTCAGATTGGATGAACAAACAAACGGCGGAGATCTCGAGGTTTGCGGATTCAAGAATGATAAG GCTGTTTGACTCCAACATGCTCATCAGCAACACCACGGCGGTGATATGCTTGGATGATTACCATTCCCTAGACATGACAtggaggaaggagaaagaagtgACGATGCTAGACCCAAGAGCTACCGACTTCGATCTTATGTATAAGCAGATGAAGGCAATCAAGGAAGGGAAGGCTGTTGAGAAGCCTATTTACACAATGTTTCTGGTCGCTTGGATCCTCCTGAGCTCATCAAGTTCCCCCAAGATTCTTGTCATTGAAGGTTTACGTGCAAT CTGCATGCTGCAATCATTGAACTGGATACCAAGATCTAGAATGATAACTCATTGA